One genomic segment of Hordeum vulgare subsp. vulgare chromosome 2H, MorexV3_pseudomolecules_assembly, whole genome shotgun sequence includes these proteins:
- the LOC123424348 gene encoding probable E3 ubiquitin-protein ligase HIP1 translates to MQHNRVTMLSSSETCHLGSSSNNQAIDQQGLLPSNPAVDEHNLLPDTLESENYPHYVLNSHEVGMPSGSMIGQQNTSLSLWDSPGSSSAGFLADHDSLLQAKREHFAPALSIGGPLIIEGRRRESSSSLPSHNLNIDLNINQADQFETGNVDMVQSNGHSGMNTYPLNRGLSNTENVLRREISPGAIRSSLHSANLFDGTVGQETGGSASHTVNHFRSSIKRKDVAGSIGESSSNGSSRNHRQNNNMPLPLLSSHESTANLNMASVNYGFSYPPMEQLDRNTDTSADDIFSDPYTLSGYLHESERFLRNTRMRISANEYEQSLTNLLPEESFRCSAHQPAHQQSSFTPVQPRGVSSSASSQNRPHVPAVAQFSQGLQRHPSNGNFGSRVGNSADTINPRSASLDPGRSLARSNLPEPFMLGQSLFTTDSTNLLSAPGSRSNQQNSSSSSTLRAAANAGPQQVPGSNSSQPSSAARGSADVPRRSSLAVSVSHSRSSSIALQHRGHSSSSHEIRNHQPGSSARASLQHYSRAVPPSIDRQNPGYLDLQSFMQSIAASREGSRTVSELRNVVEQIRQGRSAARLEDFLVDRQLIRRANLVDRHREMRLDVDNMSYEELLALGERIGHVSTGLTEEKIMSGLKQWKYLHIALEEPATAIEPCCICQEDYTDGEDMGRVECGHYFHTECIKQWLVIKNTCPICKKAALAT, encoded by the exons ATGCAACATAATAGGGTCACTATGCTGTCTTCCTCGGAAACATGCCACCTTGGTTCTAGTTCCAACAACCAGGCTATCGATCAGCAGGGTTTACTTCCCAGCAACCCTGCTGTTGATGAGCATAATCTACTTCCTGATACCCTGGAAAGTGAGAACTACCCACACTATGTTCTCAATAGTCACGAGGTAGGAATGCCGAGTGGAAGCATGATTGGCCAGCAAAATACAAGCTTGAGTTTGTGGGATTCACCTGGGTCTAGCTCTGCGGGCTTCCTAGCCGACCATGATAGCCTTTTACAGGCAAAAAGGGAACATTTTGCGCCTGCTTTGTCTATAGGCGGCCCTTTAATCATCGAAGGGAGAAGACGAGAAAGCAGTAGTTCATTGCCTTCACACAACTTAAACATAGACCTAAACATTAATCAGGCTGATCAATTTGAGACCGGGAATGTTGATATGGTTCAGAGTAATGGGCACTCTGGAATGAATACTTATCCTCTGAACAGAGGTCTTTCCAACACTGAAAATGTTCTTCGCCGTGAAATTTCTCCTGGCGCTATAAGAAGTTCGTTGCATTCTGCAAACCTTTTTGATGGTACAGTAGGCCAAGAAACCGGTGGAAGTGCTTCGCATACTGTGAACCATTTTCGGTCATCTATCAAGAGAAAGGATGTTGCTGGAAGTATCGGAGAGTCTTCTTCCAATGGGAGTTCACGCAATCATCGCCAAAACAATAATATGCCGCTACCTTTGCTGTCCAGTCATGAAAGTACTGCTAATTTAAATATGGCCTCTGTAAACTATGGTTTTTCATACCCTCCCATGGAGCAGTTGGACCGGAATACTGATACCTCAGCAGATGACATTTTTTCTGACCCTTATACACTATCTGGTTATCTGCATGAAAGTGAAAGATTCCTGAGAAATACCCGGATGAGAATAAGCGCAAATGAGTATGAGCAATCACTTACTAATCTGCTGCCTGAGGAAAGTTTCAGGTGTTCAGCTCATCAGCCTGCACATCAACAGTCTTCCTTTACGCCAGTGCAACCTAGAGGAGTGAGTTCTTCAGCAAGTTCTCAAAATCGTCCTCATGTGCCTGCTGTTGCTCAATTCTCGCAAGGACTGCAGCGACATCCATCAAATGGTAATTTTGGTTCAAGGGTAGGGAATTCTGCTGATACAATAAATCCGAGATCTGCTTCACTAGATCCTGGTAGGAGCCTGGCAAGAAGCAATCTCCCTGAGCCCTTTATGCTAGGCCAGTCGTTGTTTACTACTGATTCAACAAACTTGCTATCTGCGCCCGGAAGCAGAAGTAACCAGCAAAATTCCAGCTCCAGCTCCACACTTCGAGCTGCTGCAAATGCAGGACCCCAACAGGTTCCTGGGTCAAATTCATCTCAGCCAAGTTCAGCTGCACGAGGTTCAGCTGATGTACCCAGGAGATCCTCTCTTGCTGTTAGTGTTTCTCATTCCAGAAGTTCAAGCATTGCATTGCAGCACCGGGGGCATTCATCTTCATCACACGAGATTCGGAACCATCAACCAGGGTCGAGCGCTCGTGCAAGTCTGCAACACTACTCCAGGGCAGTTCCTCCCTCTATTGATAGGCAAAACCCAGGTTACTTGGATCTTCAGTCTTTCATGCAGAGCATAGCTGCTTCAAGAGAAGGAAGTAGGACGGTCTCAGAG CTTCGTAATGTGGTTGAGCAAATTCGTCAGGGGAGAAGTGCTGCTAGACTGGAG GATTTTCTTGTTGATCGTCAACTTATCAGGAGAGCCAATTTGGTCGATAGGCATCGTGAAATGCGGCTTGATGTGGATAATATGTCATATGAG GAACTGTTGGCACTTGGTGAACGTATTGGGCATGTAAGTACTGGACTTACTGAGGAGAAAATAATGAGTGGCTTGAAGCAGTGGAAGTATCTCCACATAGCATTGGAGGAACCTGCGACAGCTATTGAACCATGCTGTATTTGCCAG GAAGACTACACTGATGGCGAGGACATGGGCAGGGTGGAGTGCGGGCACTACTTCCACACGGAATGCATCAAGCAGTGGCTGGTGATCAAGAACACCTGCCCCATCTGTAAAAAGGCAGCGCTGGCCACCTAA